A portion of the Camelus ferus isolate YT-003-E chromosome 16, BCGSAC_Cfer_1.0, whole genome shotgun sequence genome contains these proteins:
- the G6PC3 gene encoding glucose-6-phosphatase 3 isoform X1: MESTLNAGIAMAEALQNQLPWLENVWLWVTFLGDPKNLFLFYFPAAYYSSRRVGIAVLWISLITEWLNLVFKWLLFGDRPFWWIHESGYYSQAPAQVHQFPSSCETGPGSPSGHCMITGAAFWPIMTAISSQVATRAHSRWVRVMPSLAYCTFLLAVGLSRVFLLAHFPHQVLAGLITGAVLGWLMTPRVPMERELSFYGLTSLALLLGASLIYWTLFTLGLDLSWSINLASKWCERPEWVHLDSRPFASLSRDSGAALGLGIALHSPCYAQVRRAHLGHGQKLACLVLAMGLLGPLDWLGYPPQISLFYIFNFLKYTLWPCLVLALVPWLVHTFSSQEAPPIRSS, translated from the exons ATGGAGTCCACGCTGAACGCGGGCATCGCGATGGCTGAGGCGCTGCAGAACCAGCTGCCCTGGTTGGAGAACGTTTGGCTCTGGGTCACCTTTCTGGGCGACCCCAAGAACCTCTTTCTGTTCTACTTCCCCGCGGCCTACTACTCCTCTCGCCGGGTGGGCATCGCGGTTCTCTGGATTAGCCTCATCACCGAGTGGCTCAACCTCGTCTTCAAGTG GCTGCTGTTTGGAGACAGGCCCTTTTGGTGGATCCATGAGTCTGGGTACTACAGCCAGGCTCCAGCCCAGGTTCACCAGTTCCCCTCTTCTTGTGAAACTGGTCCAG GCAGCCCTTCTGGACACTGTATGATCACAGGAGCAGCCTTCTGGCCCATAATGACAGCCATCTCTTCCCAGGTGGCCACTCGGGCCCACAG CCGCTGGGTGAGGGTGATGCCTAGCCTGGCTTATTGCACCTTCCTCCTGGCAGTCGGCCTGTCCCGGGTCTTCCTCTTAGCACATTTCCCTCACCAGGTGTTGGCTGGCCTAATTACTG GTGCTGTCCTAGGCTGGTTGATGACCCCCCGGGTACCCATGGAGCGAGAGCTTAGCTTCTACGGGTTGACCTCACTGGCCCTCTTGCTGGGTGCCAGCCTCATCTATTGGACCCTCTTTACACTGGGCCTGGATCTTTCTTG GTCCATCAACCTAGCCTCTAAGTGGTGTGAGCGGCCCGAGTGGGTGCACTTGGACAGCCGACCCTTTGCGTCCCTGAGCCGCGACTCAGGGGCTGCCCTGGGTCTGGGCATCGCCCTGCACTCTCCTTGCTATGCTCAGGTACGGCGGGCACACCTGGGGCATGGCCAGAAGCTAGCCTGCCTTGTGCTAGCCATGGGGCTGTTGGGCCCCCTGGACTGGCTGGGCTACCCACCTCAGATCAGCCTTTTCTACATCTTCAATTTCCTCAAGTACACCCTCTGGCCATGCCTGGTCCTGGCCCTTGTGCCCTGGCTGGTGCACACATTCAGTTCCCAGGAAGCACCACCCATCCGCTCGTCCTGA
- the G6PC3 gene encoding glucose-6-phosphatase 3 isoform X2, protein MESTLNAGIAMAEALQNQLPWLENVWLWVTFLGDPKNLFLFYFPAAYYSSRRVGIAVLWISLITEWLNLVFKWLLFGDRPFWWIHESGYYSQAPAQVHQFPSSCETGPGSPSGHCMITGAAFWPIMTAISSQVATRAHSRWVRVMPSLAYCTFLLAVGLSRVFLLAHFPHQVLAGLITGAVLGWLMTPRVPMERELSFYGLTSLALLLGASLIYWTLFTLGLDLSWSINLASKWCERPEWVHLDSRPFASLSRDSGAALGLGIALHSPCYAQYTLWPCLVLALVPWLVHTFSSQEAPPIRSS, encoded by the exons ATGGAGTCCACGCTGAACGCGGGCATCGCGATGGCTGAGGCGCTGCAGAACCAGCTGCCCTGGTTGGAGAACGTTTGGCTCTGGGTCACCTTTCTGGGCGACCCCAAGAACCTCTTTCTGTTCTACTTCCCCGCGGCCTACTACTCCTCTCGCCGGGTGGGCATCGCGGTTCTCTGGATTAGCCTCATCACCGAGTGGCTCAACCTCGTCTTCAAGTG GCTGCTGTTTGGAGACAGGCCCTTTTGGTGGATCCATGAGTCTGGGTACTACAGCCAGGCTCCAGCCCAGGTTCACCAGTTCCCCTCTTCTTGTGAAACTGGTCCAG GCAGCCCTTCTGGACACTGTATGATCACAGGAGCAGCCTTCTGGCCCATAATGACAGCCATCTCTTCCCAGGTGGCCACTCGGGCCCACAG CCGCTGGGTGAGGGTGATGCCTAGCCTGGCTTATTGCACCTTCCTCCTGGCAGTCGGCCTGTCCCGGGTCTTCCTCTTAGCACATTTCCCTCACCAGGTGTTGGCTGGCCTAATTACTG GTGCTGTCCTAGGCTGGTTGATGACCCCCCGGGTACCCATGGAGCGAGAGCTTAGCTTCTACGGGTTGACCTCACTGGCCCTCTTGCTGGGTGCCAGCCTCATCTATTGGACCCTCTTTACACTGGGCCTGGATCTTTCTTG GTCCATCAACCTAGCCTCTAAGTGGTGTGAGCGGCCCGAGTGGGTGCACTTGGACAGCCGACCCTTTGCGTCCCTGAGCCGCGACTCAGGGGCTGCCCTGGGTCTGGGCATCGCCCTGCACTCTCCTTGCTATGCTCAG TACACCCTCTGGCCATGCCTGGTCCTGGCCCTTGTGCCCTGGCTGGTGCACACATTCAGTTCCCAGGAAGCACCACCCATCCGCTCGTCCTGA